In Natranaerobius thermophilus JW/NM-WN-LF, the genomic stretch AAGCCTAATATTCTAATAATATTAAGGCTTTCGTTTAATTCACTTGGAATTACGTTTAATAATGATGGGCTTAAAATTAATCCAATAATAATGTATCCCACTACCATAGGTACTTTAAATCTTTGTACTAATTTTCCTCCACAAAAGCCTAGTAATAGAATTACAGCTATTCCTAAACTTTGGTCATAGATTGTCAATTAAGGTCACCTCTAATAGATTGATTGGAAAATAATGGAAATATAAAAGAAATTTTTTTTAAGACAAGCCAATAACATTATCAATTTTATAATAGAAGGCTATTCCGACACCTGGCTCATTTAGATCGATTAGTTTGCCTTCTAATAGTTCGGTGGCTTGTGATAATTTTTCTTCTGAGTCTACTATTGAAAAGATGGTTTTGTTACCTTCTTTACAGTGTTCAAAAAGTTGTCTAACCCCTCCCACAATGGGAATTTTATTTTGACAAACTAATGCATTTCCCATTCCTTCAGAGTCAATTACAGTACCTCCCGGAATTCCGATTTCAATAAATTTCTTTAATAGTTCATCTAAATACTCCGTTTCGTTTAACACTATTACTAAGACATAAATTTAAATCACTCTCCCTTGTAGTTTTAGCTTTTAGCGGCTGCTAAAAAACAACCGCAATTAGATCCTATTATTTTATTATACTCTTCTAAGTATGATTTTCAAGGATATATACATATTAGAATAATTCTTAATTTTGAATAAAAACAAAAGCTAATTATAATAGTAATTGTTAACATGAAGGTGTATTATTACTATTTCTAGAAAACATAATAAAATCTCAGAGAATAAGTGATGGTGATTTATAAACTTGGAGGTGTGTTACTGTTGGAAGGAAATTTTTATACTGCTGTTGAAAAGAGGCGTTCTATCTACGGGATTAGTAAAGAAGCTGTCATTTCCGATGACAAAATTAAAAAAATTATTGAACATGCTGTAAAATTCATTCCATCTGCTTTTAATTCTCAGAGTGGAAGGGTGGTATTATTATTAGGAGAACATCACGATAAATTATGGGAAATTATTAAGGATATTCTTAGAGAAAAAGTATCTGAAAAGAAATTTCCTAAGACCGAAGAAAAACTTAACTCCTTTAAAAGTGGATATGGAACAGTGTTATTTTTTGAAGATCAGGAGCCAGTTCAAGAACTTCAGCAAAAATTCCCCAAGTATAAAGATACTTTTCCAATTTGGTCTCATCATTCTTCCGGCATGTTACAATACGTAGTGTGGACAGCGTTGGAATTAGAAGGTTTTGGCGCATCTTTACAGCATTATAATCCTATAATAGATGATGCTGTAAAAAAAGAATGGGATATTCCTGAAAACTGGGAACTGGTGTCCCAAATGCCCTTTGGTAAACCTACAGCTCCTCCGGGAGAAAAGGAATTTAAACCTCTAGATGAGAGAATAAAGGTTTTTAAATAAGAAACCATAAGTATCTATAGATATCCAATTTTAAAGCCAATGCCAATGCAAAATTAGAGGGGGTAATAAATGTGGATCAAGAAATTTTTAATTATATTCAAAACTACATAGTCAGGGATAATTGTAAATCAGATACTATTAAGGAAGAAGAATATCAACGGGATGATGTACAACCCAGTATAGAGCTGGAGACGGGTAAATTTTTAGGTCTTTTGATTAGGTTGATAAATGCTCAAAAAGTTCTAGAATTTGGTACCTGTCTAGGTTATTCAACTATTTGGTTAGGCGAAGCTGTAAAACAAACTGGAGGGAAAGTTATTTCAATTGAAAAAGACCCTAAACTCTATCAAGAAGCTAAAACAAATATAGAGGAAGCGGGTCTTTCAAATTCTGTAGAACTGGTTTATGGTGATATTAGCGAGAAAATTCGGGACTTAACTGGTCCCTATGATATAATCTTTCAAGATGCTCAAAAATCATTATACCCTAAAGTACTGGAAAACAGTATTAATTTGTTGAATCAGGGTGGGGTGCTTGTTGCAGATGATACCTTATTCAAAGTTAAAGGAGCCCCAAGAAATTTAGGGGCTCCTGTTGATGAATATAATCGCAAAGTAATGTCTGATGATAGACTTTACAGTACTATTTTACCTGTCGGCGATGGTGTTACTTTGAGTTATAAGATTAGACAGTAAAGTATTTTTTCACTCTAGTCAAGGTCAATAAAACTATAACAATTATAGTGATTATTAGTTCCGGAACTAAATAACTGGAATTATACAACAAAGAGTACATCCAGACGCTTTGCCCTTCGGGAGCATAGTCGCCAAAAAACACAGCTCCAGCTAAAAAATGGGAGACAAATCTGACCATTCCACCTAAAATAACACCTGTGACTATAGGTAAGATTATATTGGCCGAGGAATTCGCTTTTCTAATCCATGATGAAAAGGTTCCAGCTAAACCTAATCCTGCAAAAGCTACAGGATAATCCAGGAAAAATTGTATCCAGTGAACTATAAAGCCTGCTACTGCTAGCTGTAATATCCCGAAAGTGACTCCTGCCAGTATTCCGGGTTTTAACCCCCAACGAAAGGCTATGATAAATATAGGTAACATCTCTAAGCTAACAGATCCTCCCTGGGGCATGGTGTAAAGCTTAATCATGCTTAAAAGCAATGCCAAAGCCACTGCGATACCGGTTTCTGCCAGGATTCTGACATTTTTTGATACGTTTTCCATAATGAACTCTCCTTTCCTATATTAAGGCTCTTTTATACTCCTTTGTTGATAGTTGAACTCTTAGTGTGAAATTGAAGAGTTCAACTATCAACATTCAACTTTAACACAGCCCATATTAAAAAAAGCGCAATTCCTTAGGAATTGCGCTTTTAGTCGTAAATAATACATAAATAATACAGAAAACTCTATATAGCTCGCCTAGACTAAAAGCCAATTCCCTACGCTGGTATTATCCAGGTCAGGTTCTAGGGTAGGACTAATTGCCCTTCTCAGCCGGGAAGGCGATCCCCGGCACCCCTATTGGCTTAATAAAATTCGATTGTTATTACTATCTTACCATGGGTGTAAATATAATACAATGCATATTAATTTAAATTCTTTCACTAACATATGTCGCCACTAACTCATGACTAAAGTCACGAGAATGCGTGACGAACTCTTCAAATCTTGGCAAGATACCACTTACATGAAGATATTTCGTATTTCAATTCATAAATTTTTTGGGTTTCTCCGATAGTACTTTGGCAAGTGTAAACAATCATTTTGTTGCCTGTTAATTTTTCTTCAGATGTGGATATAACTTGGTCAACACTAACCACTTTTTTAGTACCTTCGGAAGTGGTGATACGATATTTTAAAGGTTTAGGAATTCCATCTTCTTTAAACCAGGCAATCATTTCTATAGGTTTCATTATTACCTTCACAGTAATTCTCCCTTCTATAATAAGCTAGACATCATGGGATACTCTTCTTCTGCATCTACTCCTCCTGCCAAGGGAGGAACTGTTGAATGTAAAAAACAGGACCGGATTAAAGAAGTTTCCCCGTGTTTAGCCCTGATTTTATCGATAGCTTTATAAAAAGACTCTTCTGAATCCGTATCAATAGACAATTTGTCAAACATCGATAGTTGGTAAGACTTACTCGATGAAAGGGAAGATAGTGAAATTCCTATGTGTCTTAAGGGTTCTTCTTCATCCCATAATTCATTTAAAAGTTTTTTACCAGTTTCGAAAATAACTTTAGTAGAATTTGTGGGATTGAGTAATTTTTTTTGTTTACCGTAGGAAATAAACTGTGAGGTTTTAATTGATAAATTGACTACTTGTGCGTAACAATGAGCATCACGTAATCGGCTACTGACCTTTTCAGTTAAAGATAATAACCAAAGCCGTGCTGTCTCTTTATCAGCCACATTTTCGGGAGTAGTAGTAGAATTTCCTAAACCCTTCATAGGAAAACCTTCTGGCCTAACGGAAGACTCCTCAATTCCATTGGCAAAATCCCAGATCAAAAGCCCGTGACTTTTCAACCAAAGTTTCAATTTATTGCGAGGAGTTTTAGCCAGTTCCCCAATGGTAGTGATTCCTCGATCAAGTAACTTTTTTTCTGTAGCCCTTCCCACCATAAATAATTCTCCTACAGGTAGTGGCCACAACTTAGTAGGAATTTCTTCAGGGAATAATGTGTGAACTCGGTCGGGTTTTTTAAATTCTGATGCCAGCTTAGCTAAGAGCTTATTGGGGCCAATTCCTATGTTCACTGTGAACCCGAGTTCTTCTTTTACTCTGGCCTTAATAGTATTAGCGGCGGTAAGATAATCCCCAAATTGTTTTTCCATATTGGTGAAATCCAGGAAGACTTCATCAACCGAATAGCGTTGAATAAAAGGGGAGTATTCGTACAGCAATTCGACCATGGCATTACTGCATCGAAGGTATAGATCATAATTGGGTGGTACTACAAACAGGTCAGGGCACTTTTTTCGAGCACTGCTCAACAGCTCTCCGGTTTGAATTTTAAACTTGCTTTTTGCTGGTATGGATTTAGCCAGTACAATTCCACGACGTTTTTGTGAATCTCCACCAACTACTGAGGGGACTTGCCTCAAATCAAGTTGTGCACCTTTTTGCAGCCTGTAAGCAGCCTCCCATGATAAATACGCAGAATTAACGTCAATGTGAAATATTATGGGGTCGCTCATTGTGCATCACTCCTGTAGAAAACATTATAGCAGAACACATGTTCGAAGTAAAGTGAAGTGATTCGCACATATTACTGTTAAATTATAGTTGTAAAAAGCTGTTGTTAACCACCTCATTTTACGAGGTTGACAGGAGAGTTGTAATTATAATATATTTGATTTATTGATTTTATTTATTAGTTTTTAGCGTTAGCATCTATTTTATATTTCTATTTGGGAAGGAGTGCATTCTTATGAATAGTAATATCAGAGATTTAGTAGTTATTTCCTTATTTGCTGCTGTTACTGGTGTACTTTCTTATGTTTATGTACCTATTAGCCCTGTACCGGTGACGGGCCAAACAATGGGTGTGATGTTGTCAGGGGCTTTATTAGGACCTAAACGTGGGTTTATAAGTCAGGTGGTCTATCTATTGTTGGGAGTTGTAGGAATGCCGGTTTTTGCTGGTGGTATGGGAGGAGTGGCTGTGTTATTTGGTGCCACTGGTGGTTATCTTTGGGCTTATCCCTTTGCTGCTTTTATTATAGGTTACATAGTAGAGAAGGGAGATAGATACACAGGAATTACTTACTGGTTGGTTCTAGTACTTGCCTTACTCACAGGTGGTGTATTTATGATTTATACTACCGGAGTATTACAACTGGCTTTGGTAACGCAGGTTCCTATTGGAGTTGCAGTTTTAGAAGGTGCAGTTCCTTTCTTGCTTGGAGATATAGTTAAAATTACAGCCAGTGCCTTTGTGACTAAAAGTTGTCGTACACTGTCATTGTGAATAAATTTGTTTATTCAGGGAATATACACGAAAAAGCTATATTTTTGGCAGGATACAAAGTTGAATTATAGAACTTTATACTAACTGGTACTTGTTGTCATAAACAGTTTTTTATAGGGCCACATGAAAGATATTTAAGGTAAACAAAATAAAAATTATAAAGGGGTTTACTAATGGAAAATTCCTTTAAACAAACGGAGTTTTTATCCTTATCAACTAGAGCTCAAATTTTATTGTCCAGAGAAGAGGGATTCGATGTGGAATTCAAGCAAACCTTAAACGCTGTGGATTCCGAAGATATAGTGGCTTTCGCAAATTCCAAGCATGGAGGCGCTATTTTAGCTGGTATTAGAGAGGAACAAGAAGAGTCGGGAAGACAAGGAACAGAAATTGTAGGTTGTCCAATAGGAGATGAAGAAAAACTCACTATACTGAACAAAGCTGCTAGTTGTCATCCGCCTGTATACTTAGAGCTGTATATCGAAAACTCCCAAAAAACACCATTTTATAGAATTGAAATTCCTTCAGGAAAAGAAAAACCCTATTGTACACCAAAAGGAACTTATAAAATAAGAGGGGATGGGAGAACTAACGTCTTATTGCCCGATCAATTATTGTCTCTATTTGTCGAAGAAGAAAGCGAACAATTTATAGGTCGCTTCAAAGAAGCCACTAAAGAGTTAGAAAAAAGTCATTCCGAACTTCAAAACGCTATTTCAGGAGATATGCGCAAGTTTTTAGAGAATTTTTACGGCGAATTCGCCCGAAAAATTAATAAAATTGAAAGTATTGAAGACAGAATGGAAAGCCTAGAAAATAAATTTGACAAGCTCATCAAAAATCTTGATTTGGATACGGATACGGACAAATCATGAGTTTTGATTAAATATGATTATGTTATAATATGATAGTAGTTAAAGTATGGAGTTTTTAAACGAAATCTGTCAGTGAATTGTAAAAGGAGAGTTACAAATGGTTCAGAGACACGGCGCTCCTACTGATCCTAATAAGCGAGTTGAAATAGTAGATATCATTCGCGGGTTTGCGCTCTTTGGTGTACTTTTAGTGAATATGACTCTGTTTAAATCCACCTTATTTTATTGGGAGCAAATACCCCATTATTCCGGGGATATCAATGTATTCTTTGGTTGGATGATTGAACTTCTGGCAACTGGTAAGTTTTATCCTATTTTTTCGTTTTTATTTGGTTTGGGTTTTTATTTTTTTGTCAGCAGGGCCCAGAAAAAAGGGTTAAAGGTAGGTAAATTATACCGGCGCAGAATCTTGGGATTATTAATTTTTGGATTAATTCATTTAGTATTTATCTGGTCAGGTGATATACTTCATCTCTATTCTGTCGGTGGTTTGTTTTTACTTGTATTCAGTACCATGTCGGATAAAACTATCAAAAAACTGATGGTTTTCTTTTTTTGTCTTGCTGTTATCATTCAGGGAGGAATTGTTTTCGCTGAAACCCTAACTGCAGAAGAGGATTTAACTGCTGAAATAGATCCTCGTGAAAAAAGGTTGCAGCTAAAAGAAGATGCAACAGGGGTCTATCAGGAGGGAGATTTTCTAGATATTTTAAGGTTTAGAGTAGTTAATGAAGTGCCTTATGTTATGTTAAATATACTTTTGAGTTTACCAGATATTTTATTTTTATTTCTGCTGGGCTTATATGCTGGTAGAAAGAAAATTTTTATGAAAATCGGTGAATATAGACAAAAATTTCGCTGGACTCTTAATAGAACACTGCCTATTGGGGTGATTGGAACCCTTGTATATTATTTAATAATGGTTGATTCTATTGGCTTGGGCCCAATAGCAGGAGACGTTTTAGCTGAAATGATATTTTATGTAGCTTCAATATCTTTGGCAGTGACTTACATTTGTAGCTTAAGCTTGCTAAGCCAATATAATTTCCCTATGAGAATACTGTCTCCTCTTTCCAATGTTGGCAAAATGGCCTTAACTAATTATCTTACCCAGTCCCTGATCAGTGTGTCGATTTTCTATGGCTATGGAGCGGGTTTGTTTGAACAGGTGAGTGTTACCGGAGGAGTCGCTATAACAGTAGGAATTTACACATTACAAATGATCTGGAGTTGGATTTGGATGTCTAGGTTTAGATTTGGGCCCTTTGAGTGGTTGTGGAGAAGTTTTACCTATCAAGAATTTCCGCCTATTAAATTATCATCGTAATATAATTCTGCTGTCGCCTTAATTAATATAATTGAAAATCCTATAAATAGATGATCTCTATGGGAGGTATTATTATGAAGAAAAAAATACGCCAGGGTAAGATTTCCGACTTTTCACGGCTATCATGGGCATGGGATAATAACCCTTCTACTTTAAAAGTTTTTAAACAGCGAATGAATATGGGTATTCAAGAATTTTGGGTGATTGAATCTCTAGAAAAGGATAATAATGGGAATTTACCTGTGGAATTAGCAGGGGAGTTTCATATCGTGTGGGACTCGCCGGACCCAGATGAAGCCGATGGTGAAGCAAGAGCCTATCTATGCGCTTTTAGAGTCCATCCCGACTATCGCGGGTTAGGTTTGGGAAAAAACTTGATGGAAGGAGTTCTGTCCCGAGTGTCTCAAGTTGGCAGAACCCAGGTGACAATAGGAGTTAAACAAAATCGCCCTGAAATCAAAGAAATTTATCATAAATGGGGATTTACAGAGTTGGTAAAACTAAAGACAGTAGATCATCATAATTTTAATGAACAAGGTGAACCCAACCCAACTGATTTTCCCATTGAATTGTATTTGAAATATTTATCTAAAAATAACAAGAACTAGGATGGAGGATGCTAATGTCTCAATTTGAGTTGATTGCCACTTCTACTTTTGGTTTAGAAGCCTTAGTTAAACAGGAGATTAAGGATTTAGGTTATGAAATTGTTTCTGTGGAGAACGGAAAAGTTACTTTTAAAGGCGATGAAAAAGCTATATGTAGAGCAAACTTATGGCTTCGAACGGCAGATCGGGTAAAGTTGAAAATTGGGGAGTTTACAGCCAAATCCTTTGAAGAATTATTTGAACAGACTTATCAGCTTCCATGGGAGGAGTTGTTACCACAGAACGCAGAGTTTCCCGTGGAAGGAAAATCGGTTAAATCCCAGCTTTATAGTGTTCCTAACTGTCAATCCATTGTGAAAAAAGCAGTAGTCAAGAAAATGGGGCAGGCCTACGGCCAAAGTTGGTTTGAGGAAGATGGTCCCTTTTATAAAATTGAGGTGGCTTTACTTAAAGATATAGCCACACTAACTATTGATACTAGTGGACCAGGATTACATAAAAGAGGCTATCGGGCCCTGGTCAGTCACGCGCCATTAAAAGAAACCTTGGCAGCGGCATTGATCATGCTAGCTCGGTGGTATCCAGACACTGCTTTGATAGATCCACTTTGCGGTTCGGGAACTATTCCTATAGAAGCTGCTATGATCGGACGTAATATCCCACCAGGATTGAACAGAAATTTTTCAGCTTCTTCTTGGCCAATCATCTCAGATAAAATCTGGCAAAATGTAAGAGAAGAAGGTCAGGACAAGGCCGAATTTGACAAAGAACTAAAGATTTATGGTTCTGATTTTGATGAAGAGATGGTACAACTGTCTCAAGACAACGCAGAAAAGGTTTTGGGTAAAAATATACCGGAATTTACCTGCATGCCAATTGATAAAATTAGCAGTAATGAGGAATACGGCAAGCTAATATGCAATCCACCCTATGGAGAGAGACTAGGTGAAGAGCCGGAAGTTGATGATTTATACCGCCAAATGGGTCAAATTTTTAACAAGAGGTTCCCTACTTGGTCTTATTATATACTGACTCCTCATAACAATTTTGAAAAATTGTTTGGGAAAAAAGCCAGTAAAAAACGAAAGCTATACAATGGACGAATTCGAGTAGATTATTATCAGTACTTTGGACCTAAACCACCAAATCTTTAAAACCATTAAAACCTCAGGTATTTTGAACTTAAGATCGCGATACTTCTGCTAACCTTGATACGTCTCCCAATAATAGAAAATAATAACAATAAAGGTTAAAAGGGGGACAAATTTAATGGTCGGAACAACCAAACAAGTGCTGTTAACTACTGTAGTAGTTATGGCTTTTATGGTGATGACTGGTTTTTCTATTGCACCTGATGTTCATGATGAAGATGCAGAAATAATTGATCCAAAAAGTAATAACAGTCTGATCGGAGTTAGTGGTGAAGGTGAGGTTAAAGTAGAACCTGAGGTAGCATATGTGACTTTAGGGGTTGAAACATCTTCTCCCGATCCACAAAAGGCTCAAGCAGAGAACAGCGACATTATGGAGGATGTAGTAGAGACTTTAAGGGATCAAGGAATTGCAGAGGAAGACATTCGAATTGGCCATTACAGTATAGGTCAGCAGTATGTAAGGCCTGACGAAGAGGAAGAACCTGACTATCAAGTGGCTAATCATATTGATATTACAGTACACGACCTGGATAATGTGGGCTCTGTATTAGAGGCCAGTGTAAATCAAGGCGTTAATAATATCAGGAGCTTAGAATTTGGAGTTTTAGATGAAGAAGAGTATAAAATGAAGGCTCTGGATAATGCCCTTGAAAATGCAGAACAAAAAGCAGATCGAATCGCCAGTTTCTATGATAAGTCTCTGGACGACATCAAACAGGTATTAGAAAGTGATACTTCTCTTGGACGCATGCAAATGGATATGGATATGGAATATACTGTTAGTGAAGAGGCCTTGGAAATGAGTGACGATGTTTATGGTACAGCAGGTTTAGATGCCCAACCAGGAGAAGTTACCTTTGAAGCAGATGTAGATGTAATATATGAAATGCAATAAGACTAAATATGAAACTAAGAATATGTTGTCTTAACTTTTACATTTAACTTTTACCAAAGGGGCTTTGCCTCTTTGGTTTTTTATTAGACAGTCATTAATTTTGGGCCTATAATATAGATGAATAGATATACTGTGTTAATGATACAAATTTTTATAGGGAGGGGTATATGTGACAGGGGCTAGATTTGATCAGATCATCGATAGGACAGGCACCCATTCTTATAAATGGGATGATGTAGGGGAAGTTTTTGGATCCAATGAGCTATTACCTATGTGGGTGGCAGATATGGATTTTCAATCTCCTGATTCTGTTATTGAGGCTGTTGTAGAGAGAGCCCAACACGGGGTTTATGGTTATGCGGGTGATTTTGACGGTTATTTCAATTCAGTGAAAGACTGGTTTAATAAAAGATTCAATTGTAAAATTGAGAAAGATTGGATAAAAACTACTCCTGGCGTAGTACCAGCCCTTAATATGGCTGTCAGAACCTATACTAATCCCGGTGATAAAGTAATAATACAGTCACCTGTCTATCCACCTTTTTTTAATGTGGTTAGAAACAATGGCTGTCATGTAATTAATAATGAACTTATTGAAGAAAAGGGGAAATATTATATTGACTTTGAGGACTTAGATAAAAAAGCTAGTGATAGTCGGGCTAAAATTTTAATGCTATGTAGTCCCCATAATCCCGTAGGAAGAGTTTGGAGTCGTGAAGAGCTTAAAAAAATCGGCGAAATCTGCCAAAAGAATAATTTAATACTAATTTCAGATGAAATTCATGGAGATCTGACCTTCCCGGGAAATAATAATATTCCCTACTTTAAAATAATGTCTGAATTAAACTTTAATAATGTAATTTTGTGTACTTCTCCGGCCAAAACCTTTAATGTGGCTGGGCTACAAACATCTAGTGTTATCATACCGGACCAATGCTTGCGATCATCCTTTAATAACACCTTAGAAGCAAATGGATTTTCAAAGCCAAATATTTTTGGTTTAATTGCTGCTGAATCCTGTTACAATTATGGTGAAGATTGGTTAGATGAGCTGAGAGAATACCTGTATCAAAACTTTTTATTTATAGAAGATTACTTAAAAAATAATATACCTGCCTTGGAAGTGACAAAGTCCCAGGGTACTTATCTGGCCTGGTTAGATATCAGGAAAACAGGTAAAACAACTAAAGAAATTCAAAAGTTGTTAGTATCTCAAGGAAAAGTTGCTTTAATTCCCGGTACAAAATTTGGCCCTAATGGAGAAGGTTTTTTAAGACTGAATTTCGGATGTCCTCAAAAACAGCTCCACCAAGGTCTTGATAGGATAGCAAAGGTGATTAATAGTTTATAAATTACGGAAATTAAATCAATTCTAGAAAAACATAAAAATGCTCCCCTTTATTTGGTGACAGCTTTTATTTTCTTAGCTGTCTACCGAATGGGGGAGCATATCAAAATCAATTATTAAATTATTAAACTTTATAAGCAACGCAATAAGCAACGTATTTATTGTTATGTAGTTTAATTTTAATCTTCAGGATAATCTAACTAATCTAGAAATTTTTGAATCTCCAGACTGTATCCATTAGGATCTTCTGAAAAGAAATGATAGATTTTAAAATCAGGATTAGTTTTGGGTTTATTAAAAGGTTGATAACCATTGTCTATCAGAGATCCGTAAGCTCTATCGACTTCTTCTGTCAATAAAGTTATGATAGGGGCTTTCCCTTCACTCTTGACCTCCATGTGTGTGCAAAATCCGATCATACCTCCACCAGGGATTTCATAAATTCTACAAGCTCCTTGATCCTTAAATAAAGGGAGCTGCAGTACATTGTGGTAAAAATCATGTACTTTCTCTAAGTCATTCGTTCCCAAAAATATCACTGAACCTGACCACATAATATACCACCTTTCTTTAATTTTTTGCAGGAAAATAAGCAATTTTACAGAAACGGTTCTAAATAGAAAAATTAAATTTAGCAAACTAGTTAATAAGCTAAAAACTTGTGTCCTTAAATAACAATATAACAGCTCTTTTACCATTTTATAAAGGAAGGGGAGTTACAAATTGAGAGGTTGTCTTGTAGCTATCTTGATATTTGCAGTGCTGGGATTGAGTTTTTATTTTTTTGTTGCAGGTCCAACAGAAAATATAGATCGAGAATATCCAGGAATAATGTACACTACTGACGGCGAAATTGAAGAACAAATTACTGTTAAGTTGAGGGGAGCGCTTACTGAACCGCTTATGAGCGAACCTACCTTTGAGGGAGAAATTGAAATAACCGGTGATGAAATATACTACTCCGAATCAATTCCTGAAATCGAATGCGCTGAAGGAATTTTTTTTCTGGGGTTCCCGGAACAGGAAACCCCAGAAGGTATAGTATCGGGTAGTGTTACGATTTCAGATGATCTAGAAAAACTTATTGGCTCCTTATCTTTAAATAACAAATACACCTATTACTTTGGAGCTCCAGGCGAAAGCCTGGAAGAAATCCTTGCTATCAAAATGTACGAATAATTGTGTATGCAAATGTTAATTCGAAAACTTATGTTAAATCAGGTTAAGTTCTTTTCCTACTTTTGAGAACTTTTCAAGAGCAAAATCTAGATCCTCTTTACTGTGGGCAGCTGAAATCATTGCCCGAATTCTTGCTTTGCCATGTGGAACTAATGGGAACCCAATAGCTTGTGCAAAAATGTTTTCTTCAAATAATTTTTCACTAAATTCGCTGGCTGCTTTAGCATCACCGATCATCACTGGAGTTATTGGAGTTTCAGATTCGCCAGTGTCAAATCCTAATTCTTTAATTCCTTTTTTAAAGTAATCGGCATTGTCCCATAATTTGGTTACTAATTCGTCACTATCTGATAGTATTTTAATGGCTTCTAGTGTTGCAGCAGTATCCGGTACTGTAAGGGCAGAACTAAATGTAAAAGGACGAGATTTTTGTCTGATATATTCTATTAGCTGTGCACTACCTGCTATACAGCCACCCATAACACCTAGGGCTTTTGAGAAGGTACCAATTTCGATATCTACTTCTCCATGCAAGTTAAAGTGGTCAACTATGCCTCGGCCACTTCTTCCTAAAACTCCCTCACCATGAGCATCGTCCACCATAGTCATGGCATCGTATTTTTTAGCTACTTCTACAATTTCTGGTAATGGAGCAATGTCTCCATCCATGCTGAATACACCATCAGTGATAATCAATTTTTTTCCAGGCGGGTTCTCTTTTAGCACTGATTCTAAGCTATCTACATCATTATGTGAATAAACTTTGATATCTGCTCTGGACAATCTTGAGCCATCAATAATACTTGCGTGGTTTAATTCATCGCTGATAATAGTATCCCCTTTTCCTACTAGTGCAGGAATAGCTGATAAATTTGCTTTAAATCCTGATTGAACTGAAAGAGCAGCTTCTACTCCTTTAAATTCGGCCAACTTCCGTTCTAGCTGATGGTGAATATCCATAGTCCCTGCAATAGTTCGTACAGCTCCAGGACCTACTCCGTACTCGTC encodes the following:
- a CDS encoding MalY/PatB family protein; protein product: MTGARFDQIIDRTGTHSYKWDDVGEVFGSNELLPMWVADMDFQSPDSVIEAVVERAQHGVYGYAGDFDGYFNSVKDWFNKRFNCKIEKDWIKTTPGVVPALNMAVRTYTNPGDKVIIQSPVYPPFFNVVRNNGCHVINNELIEEKGKYYIDFEDLDKKASDSRAKILMLCSPHNPVGRVWSREELKKIGEICQKNNLILISDEIHGDLTFPGNNNIPYFKIMSELNFNNVILCTSPAKTFNVAGLQTSSVIIPDQCLRSSFNNTLEANGFSKPNIFGLIAAESCYNYGEDWLDELREYLYQNFLFIEDYLKNNIPALEVTKSQGTYLAWLDIRKTGKTTKEIQKLLVSQGKVALIPGTKFGPNGEGFLRLNFGCPQKQLHQGLDRIAKVINSL
- a CDS encoding GNAT family N-acetyltransferase; protein product: MKKKIRQGKISDFSRLSWAWDNNPSTLKVFKQRMNMGIQEFWVIESLEKDNNGNLPVELAGEFHIVWDSPDPDEADGEARAYLCAFRVHPDYRGLGLGKNLMEGVLSRVSQVGRTQVTIGVKQNRPEIKEIYHKWGFTELVKLKTVDHHNFNEQGEPNPTDFPIELYLKYLSKNNKN
- a CDS encoding THUMP domain-containing class I SAM-dependent RNA methyltransferase, with the protein product MSQFELIATSTFGLEALVKQEIKDLGYEIVSVENGKVTFKGDEKAICRANLWLRTADRVKLKIGEFTAKSFEELFEQTYQLPWEELLPQNAEFPVEGKSVKSQLYSVPNCQSIVKKAVVKKMGQAYGQSWFEEDGPFYKIEVALLKDIATLTIDTSGPGLHKRGYRALVSHAPLKETLAAALIMLARWYPDTALIDPLCGSGTIPIEAAMIGRNIPPGLNRNFSASSWPIISDKIWQNVREEGQDKAEFDKELKIYGSDFDEEMVQLSQDNAEKVLGKNIPEFTCMPIDKISSNEEYGKLICNPPYGERLGEEPEVDDLYRQMGQIFNKRFPTWSYYILTPHNNFEKLFGKKASKKRKLYNGRIRVDYYQYFGPKPPNL
- a CDS encoding glycine C-acetyltransferase, with amino-acid sequence MSSQEKLNFIQTELEELKEKGLYKDIKTLEGPQGAWVQIKGKKMLNFCSNNYLGFANHSQIVEAAKKAIDEYGVGPGAVRTIAGTMDIHHQLERKLAEFKGVEAALSVQSGFKANLSAIPALVGKGDTIISDELNHASIIDGSRLSRADIKVYSHNDVDSLESVLKENPPGKKLIITDGVFSMDGDIAPLPEIVEVAKKYDAMTMVDDAHGEGVLGRSGRGIVDHFNLHGEVDIEIGTFSKALGVMGGCIAGSAQLIEYIRQKSRPFTFSSALTVPDTAATLEAIKILSDSDELVTKLWDNADYFKKGIKELGFDTGESETPITPVMIGDAKAASEFSEKLFEENIFAQAIGFPLVPHGKARIRAMISAAHSKEDLDFALEKFSKVGKELNLI
- a CDS encoding SIMPL domain-containing protein; the encoded protein is MVGTTKQVLLTTVVVMAFMVMTGFSIAPDVHDEDAEIIDPKSNNSLIGVSGEGEVKVEPEVAYVTLGVETSSPDPQKAQAENSDIMEDVVETLRDQGIAEEDIRIGHYSIGQQYVRPDEEEEPDYQVANHIDITVHDLDNVGSVLEASVNQGVNNIRSLEFGVLDEEEYKMKALDNALENAEQKADRIASFYDKSLDDIKQVLESDTSLGRMQMDMDMEYTVSEEALEMSDDVYGTAGLDAQPGEVTFEADVDVIYEMQ
- a CDS encoding VOC family protein, with the translated sequence MWSGSVIFLGTNDLEKVHDFYHNVLQLPLFKDQGACRIYEIPGGGMIGFCTHMEVKSEGKAPIITLLTEEVDRAYGSLIDNGYQPFNKPKTNPDFKIYHFFSEDPNGYSLEIQKFLD